A single Providencia manganoxydans DNA region contains:
- the dhaL gene encoding dihydroxyacetone kinase subunit DhaL, with amino-acid sequence MNLTQQQIYHWLIQCSQTFAQEQNNLTELDTAIGDGDHGLNMNRGFQKVAEKLPSVEDKDIATLLKTTGMTLLSSVGGASGPLFGTFFIKAAQSAAGKEALSVADLAELIKTGTEGVVSRGKAEPNDKTMCDVWWPVSTALENAASQPLNEAISAAVEAAKQGVESTIPMQARKGRASYLGERSIGHADPGGTSVLLLMKTLQQSL; translated from the coding sequence ATGAATTTAACACAACAACAGATCTATCATTGGTTAATCCAATGTTCGCAGACCTTTGCTCAAGAACAAAACAATCTAACCGAGCTAGATACAGCAATTGGCGATGGTGACCATGGTCTTAATATGAACCGAGGCTTTCAAAAAGTCGCCGAAAAGCTGCCTTCTGTCGAAGACAAAGACATTGCTACTTTGCTTAAAACAACAGGTATGACATTACTTTCGAGTGTTGGCGGAGCGAGCGGCCCATTATTTGGGACTTTTTTTATTAAGGCAGCTCAAAGTGCGGCTGGTAAAGAAGCGCTGAGCGTCGCAGATTTGGCAGAGCTTATTAAAACAGGTACTGAAGGCGTGGTTTCTCGAGGCAAAGCAGAACCAAATGATAAAACCATGTGTGATGTGTGGTGGCCAGTGAGTACTGCTCTCGAAAATGCTGCTTCCCAACCTTTAAATGAAGCCATTTCAGCAGCAGTAGAAGCCGCAAAGCAAGGTGTTGAATCGACTATTCCAATGCAAGCACGCAAAGGAAGAGCCAGTTACCTCGGGGAACGCAGTATTGGCCATGCTGATCCGGGTGGTACCTCAGTATTGCTCCTGATGAAAACGCTTCAACAGTCACTGTAG
- the glpC gene encoding anaerobic glycerol-3-phosphate dehydrogenase subunit GlpC produces the protein MSIQDASFESCIKCTVCTTYCPVAKVNPLYPGPKQAGPDGERLRLKDPMMYDEALKYCTNCKRCEVACPSDVKIGDIIARARNTYSQQKPKLRDAILSHTDLMGSLSTPFAPVVNTITGLKPVRQILDKALKIDHRRELPKYSFGTFRRWYAKQAAEQQKFAEQVAFFHGCYVNYNHPQLGKDLIKVFNGMGIGVQLLKREKCCGVALIANGFMKQAKRQANVNLESLQETILENHVPVVATSSTCTFTIRDEYPHVLDVDTSQMRENIELATRYIYRLLEQGRELKLKHTPLKVAYHTPCHMEKMGWTSYTLELIKRVPGVELIVLDSQCCGIAGTYGFKKENYEVSQGIGAGLFRQIEESGADMVITDCETCKWQIEMSTSKKCEHPISLLAKAL, from the coding sequence ATGAGTATTCAGGATGCAAGCTTTGAAAGCTGTATTAAATGTACAGTGTGTACGACCTATTGCCCTGTTGCTAAGGTGAATCCTCTGTATCCGGGGCCAAAACAAGCGGGGCCTGATGGGGAGCGTTTACGCTTAAAAGACCCGATGATGTATGACGAAGCGCTAAAATATTGTACTAACTGTAAACGGTGCGAGGTTGCTTGCCCGTCAGACGTAAAAATTGGCGATATTATCGCGCGGGCTCGTAATACCTATAGCCAGCAGAAACCGAAATTACGAGATGCTATCTTAAGTCATACCGATCTGATGGGATCATTATCAACGCCTTTTGCTCCCGTGGTTAATACGATCACGGGTTTGAAACCGGTTCGTCAGATCCTTGATAAGGCATTGAAAATCGATCATCGCCGTGAGTTGCCTAAGTACTCGTTTGGGACTTTCCGCCGTTGGTATGCAAAACAAGCTGCGGAGCAGCAAAAGTTTGCAGAGCAAGTGGCTTTTTTCCATGGTTGTTATGTGAATTACAATCACCCACAGCTTGGCAAAGATCTTATTAAAGTCTTCAATGGCATGGGGATCGGTGTTCAATTACTGAAACGTGAAAAATGCTGTGGTGTGGCATTGATCGCGAATGGTTTTATGAAACAGGCGAAACGGCAAGCGAATGTAAACCTAGAGTCGCTACAGGAAACGATCCTTGAAAATCATGTACCTGTTGTTGCGACCTCATCAACCTGTACTTTCACTATCCGTGATGAATACCCTCATGTGCTTGATGTGGATACATCGCAAATGCGTGAAAATATTGAGCTAGCAACGCGTTACATTTATCGTTTATTAGAGCAAGGTCGTGAGTTAAAACTTAAACATACACCATTAAAAGTCGCCTACCATACACCATGCCATATGGAAAAAATGGGTTGGACATCTTATACATTAGAGCTGATCAAACGTGTACCGGGGGTGGAGCTGATTGTGCTTGATTCTCAGTGTTGTGGTATCGCGGGGACTTACGGGTTCAAAAAAGAGAACTATGAAGTATCTCAAGGGATTGGCGCAGGATTGTTCAGACAAATTGAAGAAAGCGGTGCTGATATGGTGATCACTGACTGTGAAACCTGTAAATGGCAAATTGAGATGTCGACCAGTAAAAAATGTGAGCATCCGATTAGCTTATTAGCCAAAGCATTATAA
- the glpB gene encoding glycerol-3-phosphate dehydrogenase subunit GlpB yields the protein MKYDAVVMGGGLAGLICGIRLTQSGLSCAIVSAGQNALHFSSGSLDLLTHLPNGQLVERPLEALEALSEQSPHHPYSRLGKLAVIKLTHQAEALLQQSGIKLKGSSDENHYRITPLGHKRLTWLSPKSVPTVDLHKKMKMGKIAVVGIEGFLDFQPQMVSDELQREGLAASAYYVHLPLLDRLRENASEFRAINVARWLDRPENMAQIVAEMAPLVAESESIFMPACIGLDSEEPLLELQKQLGKPIYLLPTLPPSLLGIRLHEALLRQFRRQGGIIMPGDKVTSVNCVGSRIESVMTRNHGDISLKASQFVLATGSFFNNGLVAEFDRVYEPLMHLDLCDIPQRGQWTNKEFFASQPYMAFGVQTDDQLRAQKEGQTFENLYVAGAILGGFDPLTEGCGAGVSLISGLHAAEEIIGYFARQKAMQAEVAQ from the coding sequence ATGAAATATGATGCAGTCGTCATGGGAGGAGGGCTAGCTGGCCTTATCTGTGGTATTCGTTTAACACAGTCAGGTTTATCTTGTGCCATTGTGAGTGCGGGACAAAATGCGTTGCATTTTTCTTCAGGCTCCTTGGATTTATTAACCCATTTGCCTAATGGTCAATTAGTTGAAAGACCTCTTGAAGCTTTAGAAGCGCTGAGTGAACAGTCACCACATCATCCTTATAGTCGTCTTGGGAAGTTAGCCGTAATTAAGCTAACTCACCAAGCCGAAGCTTTATTGCAACAAAGTGGTATAAAGCTCAAAGGCTCTAGTGATGAGAACCATTACCGTATCACGCCTTTAGGCCATAAACGACTAACATGGCTAAGCCCTAAATCAGTGCCAACCGTTGATCTGCATAAAAAAATGAAGATGGGGAAAATTGCTGTTGTAGGTATCGAGGGTTTTTTAGACTTCCAACCACAAATGGTATCGGATGAGTTACAACGCGAAGGCCTTGCCGCGAGTGCCTATTATGTTCACTTACCGCTGTTGGACAGATTAAGAGAAAATGCCAGCGAATTTAGGGCAATCAATGTCGCTCGTTGGCTAGATCGCCCTGAAAATATGGCGCAAATTGTCGCTGAAATGGCCCCATTAGTTGCTGAATCAGAGTCTATTTTCATGCCAGCTTGTATTGGCCTAGATAGTGAAGAACCGTTGCTTGAGCTACAAAAGCAACTCGGTAAGCCTATTTATTTATTGCCAACACTCCCCCCATCATTATTAGGAATTCGATTACACGAAGCATTATTACGTCAATTTCGCCGTCAAGGTGGCATTATCATGCCAGGCGATAAAGTAACTTCCGTGAATTGTGTGGGATCACGCATTGAGTCTGTGATGACACGCAATCACGGTGATATCTCATTGAAAGCCTCTCAATTTGTATTGGCGACTGGGAGTTTTTTCAATAATGGATTAGTTGCTGAATTTGATCGCGTATATGAACCGTTAATGCACCTTGATTTGTGTGATATTCCTCAGCGTGGTCAATGGACTAACAAAGAGTTTTTTGCTTCACAGCCTTATATGGCGTTCGGAGTACAAACTGATGACCAGCTACGTGCGCAAAAAGAGGGTCAGACATTTGAAAATTTATATGTTGCTGGCGCTATTTTAGGGGGCTTTGATCCTTTAACCGAGGGCTGTGGTGCAGGGGTTTCATTGATCAGTGGTTTGCACGCCGCTGAAGAAATTATTGGTTACTTTGCAAGACAAAAAGCCATGCAGGCGGAGGTGGCACAATGA
- the glpA gene encoding anaerobic glycerol-3-phosphate dehydrogenase subunit A, which produces MNGSSVAETDVIIIGGGATGAGVARDCARRGLKTVLLERHDIATGATGRNHGLLHSGARYAVTDGESARECIEENKILKRIAHHCIERTDGLFITLPEDSLEYQQQFIRACQAAGIDANAIDPAEAIRLEPSVNPQLIGAVRVPDGTVDPFRLTAANMLDAREHGAKVLTYHEVIGLIRDGDKVRGVTVYDHQAKQQYDIYAEIVVNAGGIWGQKIAEYADLKIKMFPAKGALLILGHRLNNMVINRCRKPADADILVPGDTISLIGTTSTHIEYDQIDNMYVTPEEVDILIREGSMLSPALAKTRILRAYAGVRPLVASDDDPSGRNVSRGIVLLDHAKRDGLENFITITGGKLMTYRLMAEWATDKVCEKLGHSAKCTTAEAALPGSQHSAEEALRNVVAIPAPIRGSAVYRHGDRASAILSTDRLDKSLVCECEAVTAGEVRYAVNSLTVNNLLDLRRRTRVGMGTCQGELCACRAAGLLNRFNVTTPHETEQQLSHFLNERWKGVRPIAWGDALRESEFTSWVYHGLCGMNETTLSKGSDKEAGNEI; this is translated from the coding sequence ATGAATGGTTCATCTGTAGCTGAAACGGATGTCATCATTATCGGTGGTGGCGCAACAGGTGCAGGTGTTGCTCGTGACTGCGCCCGCCGAGGTTTAAAAACAGTTTTGCTTGAACGCCATGATATTGCTACTGGTGCAACAGGGCGTAACCATGGCTTGTTACATAGTGGTGCGCGCTATGCTGTCACTGACGGCGAGTCAGCAAGAGAGTGTATTGAAGAAAATAAAATACTAAAACGTATTGCACATCATTGTATTGAGCGGACAGATGGTTTGTTTATTACACTTCCAGAAGACTCGCTTGAATATCAACAACAATTTATTCGTGCCTGCCAAGCGGCGGGTATTGATGCGAATGCCATCGATCCCGCAGAAGCTATTCGCCTTGAACCGTCAGTCAATCCACAACTGATAGGTGCGGTTAGAGTGCCTGATGGTACGGTAGATCCTTTCCGTTTAACCGCAGCCAATATGTTGGATGCTCGTGAGCATGGTGCCAAAGTACTGACTTATCATGAAGTAATAGGCTTAATTCGTGATGGCGACAAAGTCCGTGGTGTGACTGTTTATGATCACCAAGCTAAACAACAGTATGATATTTACGCGGAAATCGTGGTTAACGCAGGGGGGATTTGGGGTCAGAAAATCGCCGAATATGCAGATTTAAAAATCAAAATGTTCCCAGCCAAAGGGGCTTTATTGATTTTGGGCCATCGTCTAAACAATATGGTCATTAACCGTTGTCGTAAACCTGCGGACGCCGATATTTTAGTTCCGGGTGACACTATTTCATTGATTGGAACTACATCAACGCATATCGAATATGACCAAATCGATAATATGTATGTGACACCTGAAGAAGTCGATATTTTGATTCGTGAAGGTTCGATGTTGTCACCTGCATTAGCGAAAACGCGTATTTTGCGTGCTTACGCCGGCGTTCGTCCTTTAGTGGCGAGTGACGATGATCCATCAGGTCGTAATGTCAGCCGTGGTATTGTGTTACTCGACCATGCGAAACGCGATGGCTTGGAAAACTTTATTACTATCACTGGTGGTAAGTTGATGACCTATCGCCTCATGGCTGAGTGGGCAACTGATAAAGTGTGTGAAAAACTAGGTCATTCAGCGAAATGTACCACCGCGGAAGCCGCGTTGCCGGGCTCGCAGCATAGCGCTGAAGAAGCATTACGTAATGTCGTGGCCATTCCTGCGCCAATTCGCGGCTCAGCAGTTTATCGTCATGGTGATCGTGCTTCGGCGATACTGAGCACTGACCGATTAGATAAAAGCTTGGTGTGTGAATGTGAAGCGGTCACCGCAGGGGAAGTCCGCTATGCGGTTAACTCTTTGACAGTGAATAACTTACTAGATTTACGTCGTCGTACTCGAGTCGGAATGGGAACTTGTCAGGGAGAGCTATGTGCATGTCGCGCAGCAGGGCTATTAAATCGTTTTAATGTTACAACACCTCATGAAACTGAACAGCAATTAAGTCATTTTCTCAATGAGCGTTGGAAAGGTGTGCGCCCAATTGCATGGGGAGATGCGTTACGTGAAAGCGAATTTACCAGCTGGGTTTATCATGGGCTATGTGGCATGAATGAAACCACATTAAGTAAAGGATCTGACAAGGAGGCTGGCAATGAAATATGA
- the glpT gene encoding glycerol-3-phosphate transporter, protein MLSIFKPAPHAQRLPAEKIDPVYRRLRWQIFMGIFFGYAAYYLVRKNFALAMPYLVEQGFSKGDLGFALSGISIAYGFSKFIMGSVSDRSNPRVFLPAGLILAAAVMLIMGFVPWATSSIMVMFVLLFLCGWFQGMGWPPCGRTMVHWWSQKERGGIVSIWNCAHNVGGGIPPLLFMLGMAWFNDWKAALYMPAFAAILVAMIAFALMRDTPQSCGLPPIEEYKNDYPPDYKESDEQELTAKEIFMKYVFPNKLLWMIAIANVFVYLLRYGVLDWSPTYLREVKHFAMDKSSWAYFLYEYAGIPGTLLCGWMSDKVFRGNRGATGVFFMILVTIATIVFWMNPAGNPNIDMACMLIIGFLIYGPVMLIGLHALELAPKKAAGTAAGFTGLFGYLGGSVAASAIVGYTVDYFGWDGGFAVMIGGSALAVVLLFIVMISETKHKRELAKMN, encoded by the coding sequence ATGTTAAGTATTTTTAAACCAGCACCTCATGCCCAGAGGCTGCCCGCTGAGAAGATAGATCCCGTCTATCGTCGACTGCGTTGGCAGATCTTTATGGGTATTTTCTTTGGTTACGCAGCCTATTATTTAGTAAGAAAAAACTTCGCTTTAGCGATGCCATATCTTGTTGAACAAGGCTTCTCCAAAGGGGATCTGGGTTTTGCATTGTCAGGGATCTCTATCGCATATGGTTTCTCTAAATTCATTATGGGGTCAGTATCAGACCGATCTAACCCACGTGTCTTCTTACCCGCCGGTCTGATCCTCGCCGCAGCAGTGATGCTCATTATGGGCTTCGTGCCATGGGCAACTTCAAGCATCATGGTGATGTTTGTACTGCTATTTCTATGTGGTTGGTTCCAAGGCATGGGCTGGCCTCCTTGTGGCCGTACTATGGTTCACTGGTGGTCGCAAAAAGAACGTGGGGGAATTGTTTCTATTTGGAACTGTGCTCACAACGTTGGTGGTGGTATTCCTCCTCTACTATTCATGCTAGGTATGGCGTGGTTTAACGATTGGAAAGCAGCGCTATATATGCCTGCATTTGCTGCCATCCTTGTTGCGATGATCGCCTTTGCTTTAATGCGTGATACACCACAGTCTTGTGGTCTACCTCCAATTGAAGAATATAAAAATGATTATCCACCAGACTACAAAGAATCCGATGAGCAAGAGCTAACAGCAAAAGAAATCTTTATGAAGTATGTTTTCCCTAACAAACTTCTATGGATGATCGCAATTGCAAACGTCTTCGTTTATTTACTCCGTTATGGTGTTCTTGACTGGTCACCAACTTATCTACGTGAAGTAAAACACTTTGCGATGGATAAATCCTCTTGGGCTTATTTCCTGTATGAGTATGCAGGTATCCCGGGAACATTACTGTGTGGTTGGATGTCAGATAAAGTCTTCCGTGGTAACCGTGGTGCAACGGGTGTGTTCTTTATGATTTTGGTGACTATTGCCACCATCGTCTTCTGGATGAACCCAGCAGGTAACCCGAATATCGATATGGCTTGTATGCTAATCATTGGTTTCTTGATCTATGGTCCAGTCATGCTGATCGGTTTGCACGCACTGGAGCTAGCACCGAAGAAAGCAGCGGGTACTGCGGCAGGTTTCACCGGTCTATTTGGTTACCTAGGTGGTTCTGTGGCAGCGAGTGCAATCGTGGGTTATACCGTTGACTACTTCGGTTGGGACGGTGGTTTTGCCGTCATGATCGGTGGCTCTGCATTAGCCGTTGTTCTCTTATTCATCGTTATGATTAGCGAAACCAAACATAAACGTGAATTAGCGAAAATGAACTAA
- the glpQ gene encoding glycerophosphodiester phosphodiesterase, producing the protein MHFRFKTLVASMVLVVSATAVAQAAEKVVIAHRGASGYLPEHTLPAKAMAYAQDADFLEQDLVMTKDNELVVLHDHFLDRVTDVAERFPDRARKDGRYYAIDFTLDEIKSLKFTEGFDLVDGKKIQSYPNRFPMGKSDFRVHTFQEEIEFIQGLNKSTGKNIGIYPEIKAPWFHQQEGKDITKKTLEVLKQYGYTNKDSNVYLQCFDANELKRIKNTLMPEMGMNLKLVQLIAYTDWNETQEQKPDGTWVNYSYDWMFKPGSMKEVAKYADGIGPDYHMLVSEESTPDNIKLTGMVKDAHANNMAVHPYTIRVDKLPKYAKDGQQLFDIIYNQADVDGVFTDFPDLGVQFLQKQQQHP; encoded by the coding sequence ATGCACTTCCGATTCAAAACATTGGTTGCCAGTATGGTTTTAGTGGTGTCAGCGACCGCTGTTGCGCAAGCGGCAGAAAAAGTTGTTATCGCTCACCGCGGCGCTAGTGGCTACTTACCAGAGCATACACTGCCAGCGAAAGCGATGGCTTACGCACAAGATGCAGATTTTCTTGAACAAGATTTAGTGATGACGAAAGACAATGAACTGGTTGTTCTTCATGATCATTTCCTTGATCGCGTCACTGATGTCGCCGAACGCTTTCCAGATCGAGCCCGCAAAGATGGACGTTATTACGCGATTGACTTCACCCTTGATGAAATCAAATCACTAAAATTCACGGAAGGATTTGACCTTGTCGATGGTAAAAAAATACAAAGCTACCCAAATCGTTTCCCTATGGGGAAATCTGATTTCCGAGTACATACTTTCCAAGAAGAGATCGAATTTATTCAAGGCTTGAATAAATCGACGGGGAAAAACATCGGTATTTACCCTGAAATCAAAGCGCCTTGGTTCCACCAACAAGAAGGCAAAGACATCACTAAAAAAACCCTCGAAGTCCTTAAGCAATATGGTTATACCAATAAAGATTCAAATGTTTACCTACAATGTTTTGATGCTAATGAACTTAAACGCATTAAAAATACATTGATGCCAGAAATGGGCATGAATTTAAAATTGGTTCAATTGATAGCCTACACAGATTGGAATGAAACTCAGGAACAAAAACCTGATGGAACGTGGGTAAACTACAGTTATGACTGGATGTTCAAGCCAGGCTCGATGAAAGAAGTGGCTAAATATGCCGATGGTATTGGTCCTGATTACCATATGTTAGTCAGCGAAGAGTCAACACCTGATAATATTAAGCTAACAGGCATGGTTAAAGACGCCCATGCCAACAATATGGCGGTGCATCCTTATACCATTCGTGTTGATAAATTGCCGAAATACGCGAAAGATGGTCAGCAGCTCTTTGATATTATCTACAACCAAGCCGATGTTGATGGTGTCTTTACTGATTTCCCTGATTTAGGGGTACAATTTCTGCAAAAACAGCAACAACATCCATAA
- the epmA gene encoding elongation factor P--(R)-beta-lysine ligase — MSEVADWQPSAPIANLLQRAKIVAEIRRFFTERCVLEVETPAMSQATITDIHLVPFKTRFVGPGAAQGIDLYLMTSPEYHMKRLLAAGSGPIYQLCRSFRNEEAGRHHNPEFTMLEWYRPHYDMYRLINEVDDLLQQVLDCESAELLSYQQAFLRHLDIDPLSAEKSELREVAARLDLSNVADQEEDKDTLLQLLFTMGVEPHIGKEKPAVVYHFPATQASLAEISTEDHRVAERFEVYFKGMELANGFRELTDASEQRQRFEQDNRRRAAMGLPIHPIDEHLLSALTHGLPECSGVALGVDRLIMLALNAEKISDVIAFPVTIA, encoded by the coding sequence ATGAGTGAAGTAGCAGACTGGCAGCCCAGTGCCCCCATCGCTAACCTGTTACAGCGAGCAAAAATCGTCGCTGAAATAAGACGTTTTTTTACTGAGCGCTGTGTGCTAGAGGTGGAAACTCCTGCAATGAGTCAGGCCACCATCACAGATATTCATCTTGTTCCTTTTAAGACCCGTTTTGTCGGACCGGGAGCGGCACAAGGGATTGATCTCTATCTGATGACCAGCCCTGAATACCATATGAAGCGTTTGCTTGCTGCTGGCAGTGGGCCAATCTACCAACTCTGTCGTAGTTTCCGTAATGAGGAAGCTGGAAGGCATCACAATCCTGAATTTACCATGCTTGAATGGTATCGGCCTCATTACGATATGTATCGTTTAATCAATGAAGTCGATGATCTACTTCAGCAAGTCTTGGATTGCGAAAGTGCGGAACTTCTCTCTTATCAGCAAGCATTTTTACGTCATTTAGATATTGATCCGCTTTCCGCAGAAAAAAGTGAGCTAAGGGAGGTTGCTGCACGCCTCGATCTAAGTAATGTCGCAGACCAAGAAGAAGATAAAGATACCTTGTTGCAATTGTTGTTTACGATGGGGGTAGAACCTCATATCGGTAAAGAAAAACCGGCTGTGGTTTATCATTTCCCAGCAACGCAAGCCTCTTTGGCTGAAATTAGTACTGAAGATCATCGTGTTGCTGAGCGTTTTGAGGTTTATTTTAAAGGCATGGAACTAGCAAATGGTTTCCGTGAATTAACCGACGCTAGTGAGCAACGTCAGCGTTTTGAACAAGATAATCGTCGTCGTGCTGCGATGGGGCTACCTATTCATCCGATTGATGAACATTTATTATCCGCATTAACTCATGGTTTACCTGAATGCTCAGGTGTCGCATTAGGCGTCGACCGCCTGATCATGTTGGCGCTGAATGCAGAAAAAATCAGTGATGTGATTGCATTTCCTGTGACGATTGCATAA
- the frdA gene encoding fumarate reductase (quinol) flavoprotein subunit, whose translation MQTFNADLAIIGAGGAGLRAAIAAAEANPNIKIALISKVYPMRSHTVAAEGGSAAVTQAHDSYDYHFNDTVAGGDWLCEQDVVEYFVEHCPTEMTQLELWGCPWSRKPDGSVNVRRFGGMKIERTWFAADKTGFHMLHTLFQTSLKYPQIQRFDEHFVLDIIVDEGQVRGLVALNMMEGTKVQIRANSIVMATGGAGRVYRYNTNGGIVTGDGMGMAFRHGVPLRDMEFVQYHPTGLPGSGILMTEGCRGEGGILVNKDGYRYLQDYGMGPETPLGKPENKYMELGPRDKVSQAFWHEWRAGRTISTHRGDVVYLDLRHLGAEKLHERLPFICELAKAYVGVDPVTDPIPVRPTAHYTMGGIETDQNCETRIKGLFAVGECSSVGLHGANRLGSNSLAELVVFGRLAGEQAAKHAAEATPANASAIEARTRDIEENLNQLLNQKGKESWSKIRDEMGISMEEGCGIYRTPELMQKTVDKIAELKERFKHVEISDHSSVFNTDLLYTIELGFGLDVAECMAHSAINRKESRGAHQRLDEGCTERDDVNFLKHTLAFYNPEGAPRLEYSDVKITKSQPAKRVYGAEAEAQDKAKKEQANG comes from the coding sequence GTGCAAACCTTCAATGCCGATCTAGCGATTATCGGGGCCGGGGGCGCAGGCTTACGTGCAGCGATTGCTGCCGCAGAAGCAAATCCCAACATCAAGATTGCTCTGATCTCAAAAGTTTACCCTATGCGTAGCCATACCGTGGCCGCAGAGGGGGGATCAGCCGCAGTGACTCAGGCTCATGACTCCTATGACTATCATTTTAATGATACTGTTGCAGGTGGTGACTGGCTGTGTGAGCAAGATGTCGTCGAATATTTCGTCGAACACTGCCCAACAGAAATGACCCAACTGGAACTATGGGGCTGCCCTTGGAGCCGTAAACCAGATGGTTCAGTTAACGTTCGCCGCTTTGGTGGAATGAAAATTGAACGTACTTGGTTTGCTGCTGACAAAACCGGCTTCCATATGCTTCATACTCTTTTTCAAACATCATTAAAATACCCACAAATTCAGCGCTTTGATGAACATTTCGTTCTGGACATCATTGTGGATGAAGGCCAAGTACGCGGTCTGGTTGCCCTCAATATGATGGAAGGCACCAAAGTTCAGATCCGCGCAAATTCTATCGTTATGGCTACGGGTGGTGCTGGCCGTGTTTATCGCTACAATACCAATGGCGGTATTGTGACGGGTGATGGTATGGGGATGGCTTTCCGCCATGGTGTGCCACTGCGTGACATGGAATTTGTTCAATATCACCCAACAGGTCTTCCTGGCTCAGGGATTTTGATGACTGAAGGTTGTCGTGGTGAAGGTGGGATCCTCGTTAACAAAGATGGTTATCGTTATCTTCAAGATTACGGAATGGGACCAGAAACCCCTCTCGGTAAACCTGAAAATAAATATATGGAACTAGGTCCACGAGACAAAGTTTCACAAGCTTTCTGGCACGAATGGCGTGCTGGACGCACTATCAGCACTCACCGTGGTGACGTCGTCTATCTGGATCTCCGCCACCTAGGTGCAGAAAAACTCCATGAACGTCTACCATTTATTTGCGAGCTGGCAAAAGCTTACGTTGGTGTTGACCCTGTCACCGACCCAATTCCTGTGCGTCCAACAGCTCACTATACAATGGGTGGTATCGAAACAGATCAAAACTGTGAGACTCGCATCAAAGGCCTATTCGCTGTTGGTGAATGTTCATCAGTCGGTCTGCACGGTGCAAACCGCTTAGGCTCCAACTCATTAGCTGAGCTGGTGGTATTTGGTCGCTTAGCCGGTGAGCAAGCTGCAAAACATGCAGCGGAAGCCACACCTGCGAATGCAAGCGCTATCGAAGCACGTACTCGCGATATCGAAGAAAATCTCAATCAACTTCTCAACCAAAAAGGTAAAGAAAGTTGGTCGAAAATTCGTGATGAAATGGGAATATCAATGGAAGAAGGCTGCGGTATCTACCGTACACCTGAGCTAATGCAAAAAACTGTTGATAAGATCGCTGAATTGAAAGAGCGCTTTAAACACGTTGAGATTAGTGACCATAGTAGCGTCTTCAATACTGATCTTCTTTACACCATCGAACTCGGATTTGGTTTGGATGTTGCCGAGTGTATGGCTCATTCTGCGATTAACCGTAAAGAGTCACGTGGTGCACACCAACGTCTCGACGAAGGCTGCACAGAGCGTGATGATGTGAACTTCTTAAAACACACATTGGCATTCTATAATCCCGAAGGCGCACCTCGCCTTGAATACAGTGATGTGAAGATTACTAAATCTCAGCCAGCAAAACGTGTATATGGTGCAGAAGCTGAAGCTCAAGACAAGGCAAAGAAGGAGCAAGCTAATGGATGA